CTGTACCTGTACGGGGAACTCAGATCGGTGGTTCCGAAAGGACGGCAGGAGTCCCTCGAACCGCTATAAAACGGTCTGCGCTGGTGCAGGGAGTCAGTCCCTCCACTCACCACCAGAACGAAAACAGCACCCAGAACGTCGCGTACGCGCCGACCGTCGAGATGATGGGAACGAGGTTCTGCATCACGATCACCCGACCGGTGGTAGTCGGGTCGAAGAGATCCGCAGCCGAGGGGATGTCTTCCGGCTCCTCCTCGCCGATTCCGGGCGCCTCCTCGCCCGGCTCGTCGGCCGCGAGAGCCCCGACGGAGACGGTCGGCTGCTCTTTGCCCCGGAGCCCCTCCGAGACCGTGACCGAACGGGTGGCCCGTCCCCAGCCGAGGCCGACGATCGACATCGTCGCAATGATGACGAACGACGCCGGGATCCCGATCGCGGAGAGCCCGACGACGATCGCAGACGAGACGACGGCGACGACGATCGCCGCCGTGAGTGGGAGGTCAGTGATGTCGTTTCCGAGCGTGTCCAGCGTCCGGCGGGCGATCGTGAACGCACCCACCGCGACCGCGGCGCTGCCCAGCAGGATCAGCGGGTCCATCTCGACGCCCGCGCCGTACAGGGGAGCGATCGCGTTCGCGATGTTCGACGTACCCGAGGAGAACGCCATCAGACAGCCGATACTTATCAGGATCACGACGCCGACGAACTCCCGGGTGGTCGTCTCCGGTCCCTTTCTGGGAACAGGAACCGCCCCCGACCGATCGAGTTCGATCAACGCGCCCTCGGTTTGCGTGATCGACACCCAGCGGTTGATTCTCGTATAAAAGTACCGGCCGATTACCCCGGAGACCCAGAACCCGATGATCGGCGCGACGATCCACCAGACGGCGATCTCCCCCATTACGGCCCAGTTGAGTTGTCCGGTCGCAATGCCGAGACCGGCGATCGCGCCGACGGCAGTCATCGACGTCGACGCTGGAACGCCGAAGTAGTTACCGATAAACAGCGCCCCGCCGATGAAAAACAGCACCACGATGCTCGCCTCGATGGTGAAAACACCCGGATCGTGAACGAGTTCCTGCCCCAGCGTGTCGACGACGCGCCGGCCGATCGTCCACGCGCCCACGAGAAAGAACACCGACATCAGCGCGGCCGCCATCCCCTTCGAGATGACGTCTGCACCGACCGCGGGCCCGAACGCCGGCCCGGTCGTCGCGCCCCCGATGTTGAAACCGACGAACAGGGCGACGACGAGCCCGATCAAAAGAAGCGGTTCGATCATAACACAATCGATCACATCCGCCGGGTTAAAAGATGCGACTTTGGGAAAGAGCTACCAATCTCCGTTGCGTATCACGACCGAACTGACGGGAACCTCTCTTCGAGGAGGACGGACCAGTGAACAGACGGGAGTTCGCGGTCGCGCTGTTCGTGCTCGCGAGCGTGGCGGCAGTGACCGTCGGCATCGGTGCCGTCGCCCTGGCTGTCGATAACCCCGAAGCGGGGGAGGACCGAACCGCGACGATCGACGACGACGGATCGATCGCGGCGGTCCACGAGGCAGGAGTGACCGGCGAGAACGTTTCGGTCGGCGTACTCGACGTCACCGGGTTCGATCAGGACGCGATAGACGGGGAGATCGCCGGAAGCGAAACGTTCGGCGACGGACAATCGGTCGACGGCGGAGACCGTCACGGTACGGCGACGGCGATGACGGTCGCCCGGACCGCCCCCGACGCGGAGCTGTATCTCGCCACGTTCGAAACACCCGACGACTACGCGTCAGCCCTCGACTGGATGCTCGAACGCGACGTCGACGTGATCGTGACCCCGGTGGCGTACGCCGGGACGCTCGGAGACGGGACCGCCAGCCTCGACCGGGCAACGAGGGATGCAGTCGATCGGGGTGCCGTGGTCGTCGCTCCGACGGGGAACTTCGCGGCCGGCCACTGGTACGGGGAGTACGAGCCGACCGACGAGGGCCTCCACGAGTTCGAGGTCGGACCACTCAACGAAGTGCACGGTCCACCGGGGAGGGCCGAATTCTGGCTCGCGTCGGACGCTCCCGGTGACTACACGCTCGAACTCCACCGCCTGGAGGACGACGAAACCGAACTCGTCGCTCGGTCGGTGGCCCACCGGAACGAAAGCCAGCGGTTGACCGTCCAGCTCGACGACGACCGCTACGCGATTGCAGTCAGAGGCCCCGACGGCGCCGAGGTGGACGGGGATGTCATCGACGGGGACGGGAACGAAATCCGGGTCGCGACCACGACGCACGCGCTGGCCGACGCCCGTCCGGAACGGAGCATACCGTCCCCCGCAGCCGCCCCGGGTGTGATCGGCGTCGGCGCGATCGATCCGACGACGGGTGAGGTGGAGCCGTTCAGCGGACGCGGTCCGACCGCTGACGGGAGGCTGGGCGTCTACGTCGTCGCGCCGAGCAGTCAGCCCACGGACGGGGGACCGTTCGTCGGCACGTCCGCATCCGCAGCCTACGTCGGCGGCGTCGCCGCCCTCGTCGTCGACGTCGGACCGGAACTGGAGCCGGACGAAGTGCGCTGGACCCTCGCGTCGACAGCCGGCTCCCAAAACGGCGTGGACACGCGGGCAGGACACGGCCGGGTCGATCCGGCAGCCGCGATCGCCGAGGCCGCAGAGCGCTCCGATCGGAACGACGAGTAGCGACGAACGGTCGCTCAAACCGGGATTTAACCTACGGAAAGGTATGTGTCATTCGAAAACGAACTGGTGACCGATGTCGACGCTCACCGATATCCTCCCGACAGGTCCACCGACGTCGGAGGCCCGCACCCGGATCGTCGAGATGGACGCCGAAGAGGCAGACGACGTCCTCGACGTCCTCGCGAGCGACACCCGCAGGGACGTGTATCGGCGTCTGCTGGAGGAGCCGGCGACCACCTCCGAACTGGCCGACGGCCTCGACACCTCCCTCCAGAACGTGTCCCACCACGTGTCTACCCTCGAGGACGCCGAACTCGTCGAGGCTGTGGGTCGGCGCTACTCCGAAAAGGGAAACGAGATGGTCGTGTACGGTCCGACCAGCGATCCGCTCGTGTTCGTCGGGCGAGAGGAGCTCCACTCCCGGCTCGATCGGTCGCTGTCGGACGTCGTCGCGGGCATCGGGTTGCTCGCCGGCGGAGCGCTGTTCGTCCAGTGGGGCGCCTACCAGCTGTTCTCCCCGGATCGGGCGGCGGCGACTGCGATCGATCCCGCGAGCTATGCGGGCGGGTCGAACGACGCCGGCGGGTTGCTCGTGTGGCTCGTCTTCGAGGCTGGCGAGCCGGGACTGCTCTTCTTTTTCGCCTGTCTGCTCGTCGCTGCGGTCGCGACGGTGGCGTGGCGACGGTGACTACAAAAAGCTAAAGCGGTGTGTCGGTGTGCGAGGCTACTGACGGCGGCCGATTCCGAGGATTAGCCCGATCCCGAGGACCGCGATACCGGCCCCGGCGACGAGTGCACCGATGCCTCCGAGCGCGTCTCCCGGAATAGAGAGTGTCCCGTCGTCGGACTCGCCATCGTCGATCTGGGTATCTGTTTCGCCGTCGCCACCGTCACTCGCACCGTCGGTGGACTCGACGACGACGCCGGGCGCCGATCCCTGTACGTCGGGATCGTCGTCCGCCCGCACGTGGACAGTAAATTCGGTTCCGGGTGAGATTTCGTCGAGATCCACAGTGACCTCGAAGGTGCCGTGTTCGTCGACGGTGGTCTGGTTCGTGACGAGGAACGAGATGCCGTCCGACTCGCCGCGGACCCGAACGCTGACAGATTCGCCCTCCTCGAGGTCAGCCTCCCCGGCGATCCGCTGGTCGGGTGCGGCCTCGAGTTCGAGCAGGTCGCCCTCGTACACGAGAACGACACCGTGACTCTCCTGAGTTCTGTCATCGTCATCCGATTCGCCGGCCGTCGAATCCACGACTGTCCCCGTCGTGGAGCCGACCGTCTGGTTGTCGTGGCGGGCAGTCACCTCGAAGTCGGCACCGGGCTGGACGTTGCTCGCGTCGAACGTCGCCTCGAACCGCTCGTCCTCGACGACGGCCTCCTCCGACAGCAGGAACGCCCCGTTTCCGGTCGACCTGACTCGGACCTGTATCCGCTCGCCGTCGTCGAGGTCCGCCTGACCGGCGATGGTCTGACTCTCGTCGGGTTCGAACTCGTCGATCCGGTCGAACACGACGATCGGTTTCACTTCCAGAACGGCGTGATCGAGGGTCTCGTTGCCGACGGAAATCCGCAGATCGTGGAGCCCGCCGGGCGGCCGGTCCCGCTCGAGTTCGTTCGCGTGGACCGCGACGTTCTCGAGGCCAGCGTTCTCCGCCGAGAGATATTCGTCGGGATCCTCCGCGCGAACGTCTCCGGTGGCGAGAAGGATCCTCACGTCGTCGTCGTGATCGACGACGGTCGCTTCGAGGTGGAACTGGTCACCCATATCGATCTCGATCTGGAAGGGATCCTCGCCGGGCGCGTCGATCCCGAGCGTCGCCTTTTCGGGGGGCGCAACGCTTACGAGCTGTTGATCGAATTCGGGAGTTTCGGTCGTCTCGTTCTCGGTCGTGTTCGTCTTCGTGTCCGCTGCAACCGTTGCGGGAACCGCGAGGGCAGCCGCGACTGCGAGGACTGCAACGAGGAGCACTGCGCGCCTCGAGTCCAGCCCGGTCACAGCCTGTTGGAGGGTTTCGGGCATCGTTTCCCCGTAGGACGCAATCCGTAGTTAAACCAGGGATAGCTAAAACGAAGCGTTGAGCGATGCCCATTTCGGCATGCTCGGACGGCGTCAGGACGTGTACACGTACTCGTCTTCGGTCAACTGTGCGTACGCGCCACGGAGCTTCCGCTTTTGCCACTTGTATGAAAGCACCAGTTTGGCGGCCTGGAACCCGGCCGAATACGTCCGCTCGACGAGCCCCCTCCCGGCCTCAGCCGCGAGCATCGCGTCGGCACACGAGATGACACGATCCCAGTCGTCCGGCGTGTATCCGCGAACCACCTCTGCCATCGTGAGGTTCCGGAGCACCTCGTCCCCGATCGCCTCGTGCCAACGGTCGTTGTAGGTGGAGAGGTCCCCAGCTGCGGCCAGTTCGCCGGCGATCGCGCCGGTCCGGACGGCGACGTGATCGCCCCCCTCGTGGAACGCCGACGTCGACCCCATCGCCCCGCCTGCCACGGCGATCCCTGCCTCCACCGGCGATTCGATCGGGCTGGTCGAAGAGATCGAGTACGTCTCCGTGCCGTTCCGTTTTCCGGTCCCGTCGACGATGGGGAACTCGTCCTCGATGTCGTACTTGTCGCCGTACTGCCACTCCAGCAGCCGATGGATGTACTCGCTGCCGCCAGGGATGCTGTCGTCTTCGGGGCGGAGCAACCTGTAGGAATCACGGGCCTCGACGTCGTCGATGTCGAGGCCGATCGGCATCGTCAGCCCGACGCGACACACCCGATCGTTGTTCGGAAACACCCACGGATAGGCGGTGTGGCCGGGCATCACGCCCCACCAGAACCGAATGCTCGCGTCGACGTCCGCGAACGCCTCCTCGGGGAATCGCCGGTACTCCTGATAGGCGATGTGGTTGACGTCCCGCGAGGCGAGAATCTCCGAGGCAGTCCGTCCCTCGGGGAGGAACCGATCGAGCACGCGGTTCGTGACGGTTCGCTGGGGGCCGTCCGCGAGCACGAGGAAATCGGCGCCGATCGTCTCGCCCGACGCCAGATCCATCTCGTGTCTGGGATCGGCAGTCCCCGGACCGGCCGAGAGATCTGTTCGAACGTCCTTCACCGAGACGCCGACACGATACTCCGCACCGGCGTTTTCGGCCCGTTCCCGGAGCCAATCGTCGAACCTGGCCCGGTGGAAGGTGTAGCCGAAATGCTCGTACGAGGAATCGATCCCAGTCCCGTACAGCGTCGCCTTCGTGTTCGGCCCGACGAACTCCGCTCGATCGAGCGTGCGCTGGACGACCCCGTCGGGGAACTCGTCGGGATGGATCCCCATGATATCGACCCAGTAATTCAGGATACCTGCGGCGTCCGTCGAGTCGGGACCGAGCCCCTCGCGGTCGGCGCGGGGGACGCCCCTCTCGCAGACGAGCGTCTCCGCTCCACCGCTGGCGGCCGCATGTGCCGCCGAAGAGCCGGCCGGTCCGCCTCCGACGATCGCGACGTCGACGCGTTCCATACACGCTACCGGCGCCGTTTCAGTATTAAACCCACGGAAGCTGAATAGTCCCCGTACCGCAGGCGAAATCCACAGCCGACACCGATCCCTATCGAAAGATCATCAAAAACGACCTTTTCAAAAGGACAGGTTTTTGGTTACCGTGAAGGGACCGCGTCGCATGGCACGCGAAACGTGGGCGACCCGCATCGGATTCATCCTGGCCGCGGTGGGGAGCGCGGTCGGGCTCGGAAACATCTGGCGTTTCCCGTTCCAGACGGGACAGGAGGGGGGCGCGGCGTTCCTGCTGGTGTATCTGCTGTTCGTCGTTGCGATCGGGTTCCCGGCGATCCTCGTGGAGTTCGTCATCGGTCGCCGGACCAACCTGAACGCGGTGGGCTCGTTGCGCGAGCTCGGTGGGGGCGCCTGGCGGTACGTCGGCTGGCTGTTCGTCGTGACCGGCTTCGTCATCCTCTCGTATTACAGCGTCGTCGCCGGCTGGTTCGCGCGGTATCTCGTCGTCGGCGTCACCGACGGCTTTACCGTCACGACTGAGGCCGAGGCCGCAGAACTGTTCGGTATCGTGTCGACGGGGCTCGACTCGCTCGTGTTCCACGCCATCTTCATGGCGCTCGTGATCGGCATCGTCGCGATGGGGGTTCGACGGGGGATCGAACTGGCGGTGAAGGTGATGGTGCCGGCGATAATCCTGTTTTTGATCGGCCTGGCGGCGTACGGGACGACGCTCGACGGCGCGGGAGCTGCGTACGCCTACTACCTCTCGCCCGACTTCGGCGTGGTCGTGGACAACTGGACGAGCCTGCTGCCGGCGGCGGCGGGGCAGGCGTTCTTCACGCTCTCGTTGGGGATGGGCGTGATGATCACCTACGCGTCGTATCTCGGCGAGGACCGCAACCTCGCGACGGACGCGGGCGTCATCGTCTTCCTCGATACAGCGATCGCAGTCCTCGTGGGCTTCGTGGTGTTCCCGTTCATCTTCGCGGCGGGGACCGACCCCGGACAGATCGCCGTCGGTGCGATCTTCTTCAGCCTCACGCAGGCGTTCGCAACGTTGCCGTTCGGCACGTTGCTCGGGATCGTGTTCTTCGGCGTCGTGACGATCGCCGCACTCTCGAGTGCGATCAGTATCCTCGAGGTGCTGGTCTCGTATCTGATCGACGAGCACCCCATCGATCGCCTCCCGGCGACGCTCGGCGCCGGGGGAGCCATCTTCCTGCTCGGCGTGCCGGTGACGCTGGATCTGGTGTTCCTCGACCTGCTGGACGGGCTCGCAGACGGCGTGTTGCTGGTGCTGGGCGCGTTGATCCTCGTCGTGTTCGTCGGCTGGGTGATTCCCGACGTGGGGCTCTCGGAGCTGGGGCAGGGGATCACGAGCGTCGACCCGTGGGACGACATCTGGCTGTGGATGGTCCGCCTCCCGATCGTGATCGTGCTGGTCGTCGCGCTCGCCCTCGGCGCGCTCGATTACCTCGAGTTCCTCAGGGTCGACTTCGCGGCGTGGCTCGGAAGTTGATCCGTCCTTCCCTCTACCGATAACCCGGTCGGTAGATCGGATCCACAGACTTTTCCTGACGCCGACCGTTCTACCGGCCGATGAAGGAGTCGCTACTGGACATCCTCTGTTGCCCGGTTGACAAAGCCGACCTCGAACTCGATGTCGAGGATCGAACCGACGAGGAGATCCTCGAGGGCAGTCTCACCTGCACCGAATGTGACGAGGTGTACCCGATCGAGGACGGGATCCCGAACCTCCTCCCGCCGGACATGCGCGACGAAGCGGCGGCGTGAAGTTCGGGCCGCCGGCGCGAGGTTCGGACCGAGACAGGTCCGAACGCGGCTCGCTTCGGAGCGACGCTGGCAGGGGCCGGAACGCTCCGGGCAAAAACGGATCGAATCGGGGGATCTGCGGTCCGATGGAGCCTGAACCTTTTTGCTCCGTCCCTGTGACTCCACGGACGTGGCAACCGTTCCCGTCGATCTCAACCGCGGCCGAACTCACCAGTTCGACGTTCCCGACAGCGTCACGGTTGAAGGCTCGTTTACTGTGGAGCTCGAAAACCACGGCGCGCCGACCCACGTGCATCTCAACTTCGACGACGACCTCTCCCGTATCGCCACTCTCACGGATGGCAACCACTACGTCGAAGGCGACGCGACCCACGAGGTGTTCGTCGACGTCGAACCGATCTCTGAACCGGTCACCGGCCGTCTGAAGGTCGTTACCGGGTACGGAACCGAGACGGAATACGTGTCCGTGACCGTCGAACCCGGGCGGGCCGGAAAGCCGCCGGTCGAAGTCGACGAGTCGCTGGGCAAGCCGAACGCCGGAAAGTCGGCCGGATCGAAATCCCCCGATTACGTCCCGCTCCAGGAGCGGGCCGAGGAGGCCATCCCGGAGGGGCCACAGCTCGCGGTCGGGATCGTCGCGGCCGTCGCGGTCGTGCTCGCGGTCATTGTCGGACTCTCGATCGGCTCGACGGCCGTCCTCGTCGGGACCGGGATCGTCGTCGGCGCCGCGATCGCGGCGGTGTTGCTCTCCCGAGAGTAGCGGTGTGGAGGAGTGACACCCGTCCGACCGCTTCGACGCTTTTAAGGCCGTGATCGGCCTCCATCCGATGAGACAGGCGCAGCCTGTTTCACTGACCCGTAGCAGCGGTCACCGCGTACTACGGAGGTGAATAATGGCAGACTCAATCGAACAAGCAGTTACTCGCGCACTCGAGGAAGCGCCGCCCCGGGAGTTCCGGGAGACGGTCGACCTCGCGATAAACCTGCGCGATCTTGACCTCAACGATCCGTCGAATCGCGTCGACGAGTCGGTGGTTCTGCCGGCCGGAACCGGACAGGACACCACCATCGTCGTCTTCGCGGAGGGCGAAACCGCCGTCCGCGCCAGAGAAGTCGCCGACCAGGTACTCGACTCCGACGACCTCGAGGACCTCGGCGACGACGACGACGCCGCGAAAGATCTCGCGGACGACACCGACTTCTTCGTGGCCGAAGCGAACCTGATGCAGGACATCGGCCGGTATCTCGGGACCGTGCTCGGTCCCCGTGGGAAGATGCCGACCCCGCTTCAGCCCGACGACGACGTCGTGGAGACGGTGAATAGAATGAAGAACACGGTACAGCTCCGCTCCCGCGACCGGCGCACGTTCCACACGCGTGTCGGCGCGGCGGACATGTCCGCCGAGGAGATCGCCGACAACATCGACGTCATCGTCCGTCGGCTGGAAGCTGACCTCGAGAAAGGGCCACTCAACATCGACTCCGTCTACGTGAAAACCACGATGGGGCCGTCCGTGGAGGTGCCCGCATGAGCTCGGAGGCCCGTCAAACGGAGACGATCCCCGAGTGGAAGCGGGAGGAAGTCGACGCAGTCGTCGACTTCCTCGAGTCCTACGAGTCGGTCGGCGTCGTGGGCGTCACCGGCATCCCGAGCCGGCAGCTGCAGGCGATGCGCCGGGAGCTGCACGGCTCCGCGGAGCTTCGCATGAGCCGGAACACGCTCGTCGTCCGTGCGCTGGAGGAGGTCGACGAGGGGCTGGAGACGCTGACCCAGTACGTCGCCGGCGAGGTCGCCCTCGTCGGGACCAACGACAACCCGTTCGGCCTCTACCAGCAGCTCGAGGAGTCGAAGACCCCCGCCCCGATCAACGAGGGCGAGGTTGCGCCGAACGACATCGTCATCCCCGAGGGGGACACCGGCGTCGACCCGGGACCGTTCGTCGGCGAGCTCCAGCAGGTGGGGGCCTCGGCCCGCATCATGGACGGCTCGATCAAGGTAACCGAGGACTCGACGGTGCTCTCGGAGGGTGAAGTCGTTTCCGACCAGCTCGCGAGCGTGCTCGCCGAGCTCGGTATCGAACCGAAGGAGGTCGGACTCGACCTCAAGGGCGTCTACTCCGAGGGCGTGCTGTTCGAGTCCGAGGAACTCTCGATCGACGTCGACGAGTACCGCGCGGACATCGAGTCCGCCGCCGCCGCCGCTCGGAACCTCTCGGTCAACGCGTCGTACCCGACCGCAAGGACGGCCCCGACGCTCATCGCGAAGGCGACCGGCGACGCGAAGGCGGTCGGTCTGTTCGCCGAGATCGAGAGCCCGGACGTCGTTCCGGACCTCATCGGCAAGGCCGACGGTCAGCTCCGCGCGCTCGCCGCGCGGATCGACGACGAGGAGGCGCTCCCCGAAGCGCTGCAGGGCGTCGACGCGCCCGAAGCCGAAACGGAGACAAAAGAGGAACAGGTCGACGAAGACGAGACGGAAGACGCCGAAGAAGTCCCCGAAGACGGCGACGACGAGGACGACGACGAGGACGACGACGAGGACGGTGCCGAGGGGCTCGGCGCGATGTTCGGATAACAACAGAGAAGAACAATGGAATACGTTTACGCAGCACTCATCCTGAACGAGACGGGCGAAGAGATCAACGAAGACAACATCACCGCGATCCTGGAGTCGGCCGGCGCCGACGTCGACGAGTCGCGCGTCAAGGCGCTCATCGCGGCGCTCGAGGACGTCGACATCGAGGAGGCCATCGAGACGGCCGCAGCCGCGCCCGCCGCGGGCGCCGCGGCAGCCGGCGACGCGGACGAAACCGACGAGGTCGAGGAAGTCGACGAGCCCGAAGACGAGGAAGCCGACGAGGCCGAAGACGAGGAGGACGATGAGGAAGAGGCCTCCGGAGAGGGCCTCGGCGAACTCTTCGGCTGACGCCGGAAGCGGAAACCCGACCGAAACCGGTCGCTCGATTCTTCCTTTTTATGTAGGATGACGGATCCATCCGTGAGCGATGGATCCGGCCGTCCGCCTCGTCGTCGATCCCGGTTTCACGCTTGCAGCGCTCGCGTTCCTGTTCGGCGGGGCGGCGCTGGGTGCGGTGTCGGGGCTGGTTCCCGGTCTGCACGCGAACAACTTCGCGCTGCTTCTCGCGGGGATCGCACCCAGCATCCAGGCGGATCCGTTGCTCCTCGGCGTCGCGATGCTCGCCGCGGGCGTCGTCCACACGTTTCTCGACATCGTTCCGGCGCTCGCGTTGGGCGTTCCCGACGCGGCGATGGCCGTGGCCGCGCTTCCGGGGCACCGACTCGTGCTCGCCGGCCGCGGACGGGAAGCGCTCCGGCTCTCGGCGGTCGGCTCCGCTGTCGCGGTCGGCCTCGCGGTCCCGCTTGCAGTCCCGGTCACGTGGGCGATGGTCCGGGCGTATCCGACGATACGAGCGCACCTCCCGTTCGTACTGGCGGGGGTGGTGGCAATCCTCCTGGTGACGGAGTCGTCGCGCAGGGCGGCTGTCGCCGGTGGGATGGCGTTTCTGGCCAGCGGGATGCTGGGCCTCGCCACGCTGGATCTGGATCCCGCCGCACCGTTGGGGTCCGGCGGAATGCTGGTGCCACTTTTCACGGGACTGTTCGGCGCTCCCGTTCTCGTCGAGGCGCTTGGCGGGAACGGCGTTCCACCCCAGGCTGACGCCCGGATCACGATGCGTCCG
The Halalkaliarchaeum desulfuricum DNA segment above includes these coding regions:
- a CDS encoding inorganic phosphate transporter — protein: MIEPLLLIGLVVALFVGFNIGGATTGPAFGPAVGADVISKGMAAALMSVFFLVGAWTIGRRVVDTLGQELVHDPGVFTIEASIVVLFFIGGALFIGNYFGVPASTSMTAVGAIAGLGIATGQLNWAVMGEIAVWWIVAPIIGFWVSGVIGRYFYTRINRWVSITQTEGALIELDRSGAVPVPRKGPETTTREFVGVVILISIGCLMAFSSGTSNIANAIAPLYGAGVEMDPLILLGSAAVAVGAFTIARRTLDTLGNDITDLPLTAAIVVAVVSSAIVVGLSAIGIPASFVIIATMSIVGLGWGRATRSVTVSEGLRGKEQPTVSVGALAADEPGEEAPGIGEEEPEDIPSAADLFDPTTTGRVIVMQNLVPIISTVGAYATFWVLFSFWW
- a CDS encoding S8 family serine peptidase, whose translation is MNRREFAVALFVLASVAAVTVGIGAVALAVDNPEAGEDRTATIDDDGSIAAVHEAGVTGENVSVGVLDVTGFDQDAIDGEIAGSETFGDGQSVDGGDRHGTATAMTVARTAPDAELYLATFETPDDYASALDWMLERDVDVIVTPVAYAGTLGDGTASLDRATRDAVDRGAVVVAPTGNFAAGHWYGEYEPTDEGLHEFEVGPLNEVHGPPGRAEFWLASDAPGDYTLELHRLEDDETELVARSVAHRNESQRLTVQLDDDRYAIAVRGPDGAEVDGDVIDGDGNEIRVATTTHALADARPERSIPSPAAAPGVIGVGAIDPTTGEVEPFSGRGPTADGRLGVYVVAPSSQPTDGGPFVGTSASAAYVGGVAALVVDVGPELEPDEVRWTLASTAGSQNGVDTRAGHGRVDPAAAIAEAAERSDRNDE
- a CDS encoding ArsR/SmtB family transcription factor, whose translation is MSTLTDILPTGPPTSEARTRIVEMDAEEADDVLDVLASDTRRDVYRRLLEEPATTSELADGLDTSLQNVSHHVSTLEDAELVEAVGRRYSEKGNEMVVYGPTSDPLVFVGREELHSRLDRSLSDVVAGIGLLAGGALFVQWGAYQLFSPDRAAATAIDPASYAGGSNDAGGLLVWLVFEAGEPGLLFFFACLLVAAVATVAWRR
- a CDS encoding BGTF surface domain-containing protein yields the protein MPETLQQAVTGLDSRRAVLLVAVLAVAAALAVPATVAADTKTNTTENETTETPEFDQQLVSVAPPEKATLGIDAPGEDPFQIEIDMGDQFHLEATVVDHDDDVRILLATGDVRAEDPDEYLSAENAGLENVAVHANELERDRPPGGLHDLRISVGNETLDHAVLEVKPIVVFDRIDEFEPDESQTIAGQADLDDGERIQVRVRSTGNGAFLLSEEAVVEDERFEATFDASNVQPGADFEVTARHDNQTVGSTTGTVVDSTAGESDDDDRTQESHGVVLVYEGDLLELEAAPDQRIAGEADLEEGESVSVRVRGESDGISFLVTNQTTVDEHGTFEVTVDLDEISPGTEFTVHVRADDDPDVQGSAPGVVVESTDGASDGGDGETDTQIDDGESDDGTLSIPGDALGGIGALVAGAGIAVLGIGLILGIGRRQ
- a CDS encoding NAD(P)/FAD-dependent oxidoreductase; the encoded protein is MERVDVAIVGGGPAGSSAAHAAASGGAETLVCERGVPRADREGLGPDSTDAAGILNYWVDIMGIHPDEFPDGVVQRTLDRAEFVGPNTKATLYGTGIDSSYEHFGYTFHRARFDDWLRERAENAGAEYRVGVSVKDVRTDLSAGPGTADPRHEMDLASGETIGADFLVLADGPQRTVTNRVLDRFLPEGRTASEILASRDVNHIAYQEYRRFPEEAFADVDASIRFWWGVMPGHTAYPWVFPNNDRVCRVGLTMPIGLDIDDVEARDSYRLLRPEDDSIPGGSEYIHRLLEWQYGDKYDIEDEFPIVDGTGKRNGTETYSISSTSPIESPVEAGIAVAGGAMGSTSAFHEGGDHVAVRTGAIAGELAAAGDLSTYNDRWHEAIGDEVLRNLTMAEVVRGYTPDDWDRVISCADAMLAAEAGRGLVERTYSAGFQAAKLVLSYKWQKRKLRGAYAQLTEDEYVYTS
- a CDS encoding sodium-dependent transporter yields the protein MARETWATRIGFILAAVGSAVGLGNIWRFPFQTGQEGGAAFLLVYLLFVVAIGFPAILVEFVIGRRTNLNAVGSLRELGGGAWRYVGWLFVVTGFVILSYYSVVAGWFARYLVVGVTDGFTVTTEAEAAELFGIVSTGLDSLVFHAIFMALVIGIVAMGVRRGIELAVKVMVPAIILFLIGLAAYGTTLDGAGAAYAYYLSPDFGVVVDNWTSLLPAAAGQAFFTLSLGMGVMITYASYLGEDRNLATDAGVIVFLDTAIAVLVGFVVFPFIFAAGTDPGQIAVGAIFFSLTQAFATLPFGTLLGIVFFGVVTIAALSSAISILEVLVSYLIDEHPIDRLPATLGAGGAIFLLGVPVTLDLVFLDLLDGLADGVLLVLGALILVVFVGWVIPDVGLSELGQGITSVDPWDDIWLWMVRLPIVIVLVVALALGALDYLEFLRVDFAAWLGS
- a CDS encoding methytransferase partner Trm112 translates to MKESLLDILCCPVDKADLELDVEDRTDEEILEGSLTCTECDEVYPIEDGIPNLLPPDMRDEAAA
- a CDS encoding DUF7524 family protein, yielding MATVPVDLNRGRTHQFDVPDSVTVEGSFTVELENHGAPTHVHLNFDDDLSRIATLTDGNHYVEGDATHEVFVDVEPISEPVTGRLKVVTGYGTETEYVSVTVEPGRAGKPPVEVDESLGKPNAGKSAGSKSPDYVPLQERAEEAIPEGPQLAVGIVAAVAVVLAVIVGLSIGSTAVLVGTGIVVGAAIAAVLLSRE
- a CDS encoding 50S ribosomal protein L1 → MADSIEQAVTRALEEAPPREFRETVDLAINLRDLDLNDPSNRVDESVVLPAGTGQDTTIVVFAEGETAVRAREVADQVLDSDDLEDLGDDDDAAKDLADDTDFFVAEANLMQDIGRYLGTVLGPRGKMPTPLQPDDDVVETVNRMKNTVQLRSRDRRTFHTRVGAADMSAEEIADNIDVIVRRLEADLEKGPLNIDSVYVKTTMGPSVEVPA
- a CDS encoding 50S ribosomal protein L10; the encoded protein is MSSEARQTETIPEWKREEVDAVVDFLESYESVGVVGVTGIPSRQLQAMRRELHGSAELRMSRNTLVVRALEEVDEGLETLTQYVAGEVALVGTNDNPFGLYQQLEESKTPAPINEGEVAPNDIVIPEGDTGVDPGPFVGELQQVGASARIMDGSIKVTEDSTVLSEGEVVSDQLASVLAELGIEPKEVGLDLKGVYSEGVLFESEELSIDVDEYRADIESAAAAARNLSVNASYPTARTAPTLIAKATGDAKAVGLFAEIESPDVVPDLIGKADGQLRALAARIDDEEALPEALQGVDAPEAETETKEEQVDEDETEDAEEVPEDGDDEDDDEDDDEDGAEGLGAMFG
- the rpl12p gene encoding 50S ribosomal protein P1, translated to MEYVYAALILNETGEEINEDNITAILESAGADVDESRVKALIAALEDVDIEEAIETAAAAPAAGAAAAGDADETDEVEEVDEPEDEEADEAEDEEDDEEEASGEGLGELFG